In the genome of Xanthomonas translucens pv. cerealis, one region contains:
- a CDS encoding TPM domain-containing protein, with the protein MRLLRHLCAPAARRLFPNTSLERIGAAIADGERLHRGQVMFAVESALAPAALLRGMAPRTRAEQAFAQLRAWDTEANNGVLIYLLLADHRIEIVADRGLRGRVDEAQWRDVCALIERDMRAGQPEQAVIAGVAAVSALLVTHFPAQPGQAESDELPNMPQLLD; encoded by the coding sequence ATGCGGCTGCTCCGTCATCTGTGCGCGCCGGCAGCGCGCAGGCTGTTCCCCAACACCAGCCTGGAGCGCATCGGCGCGGCGATCGCCGACGGCGAACGGCTGCACCGCGGCCAGGTGATGTTCGCGGTCGAATCGGCGCTGGCGCCGGCGGCGCTGCTGCGCGGCATGGCGCCGCGCACGCGCGCCGAACAGGCCTTCGCGCAGTTGCGCGCCTGGGACACCGAGGCCAACAACGGCGTTCTGATCTACCTGCTGCTGGCCGACCATCGGATCGAGATCGTGGCCGACCGCGGCCTGCGCGGGCGTGTGGACGAAGCGCAATGGCGCGACGTCTGCGCGCTGATCGAGCGCGACATGCGTGCCGGCCAGCCCGAGCAGGCGGTGATCGCCGGAGTGGCGGCGGTGTCGGCCTTGCTGGTCACGCATTTCCCTGCGCAGCCAGGCCAGGCCGAGTCCGATGAATTGCCGAACATGCCGCAACTGCTGGATTGA
- a CDS encoding diacylglycerol kinase → MADQFGHLPRGPRRMLMALRWSYQGLRAAWLHESSFRLEVCLFVLLAPLALWLGQGPVQQALMIGSLLLVLAVELLNSAIEAVIERYGPEHHELAGRAKDMGSAAVLLMLANVVLCWGLILLPRLL, encoded by the coding sequence ATGGCCGACCAATTCGGGCACCTGCCGCGCGGGCCGCGCCGGATGCTGATGGCGCTGCGCTGGTCCTACCAGGGGCTGCGCGCGGCCTGGCTGCACGAGTCTTCGTTCCGGCTGGAGGTGTGTCTGTTCGTGTTGCTGGCGCCGCTGGCGCTGTGGCTGGGGCAGGGACCGGTACAGCAGGCGCTGATGATCGGCTCGCTGCTGCTGGTGCTGGCAGTGGAGTTGCTCAATTCCGCGATCGAGGCGGTGATCGAGCGCTACGGGCCCGAGCACCACGAACTGGCCGGCCGCGCCAAGGACATGGGCTCGGCCGCGGTGTTGCTGATGCTGGCCAATGTCGTGCTGTGCTGGGGGCTGATCCTGCTGCCGCGCCTGCTGTGA
- a CDS encoding TerC family protein has translation MAFEFLADPNTWLTLLTLSALEIVLGIDNLVFISIAVGKLPEAQRPAARKFGIAVACLTRIALLVSLAFLARMQGELFSVAGMGISVRDLVLIVGGVFLLVKGTMEIREMITGGEDADPTTSKASGVFWMVIAQIAVIDIVFSLDSVITAVGMAQHIPVMVAAVLLAVAVMLLAANPLGRFIDANPTVKMLALAFILMIGVVLILDGLDVHVPKPYIYTAMGFSVLVEWLNLLMRRRAAAHHVPGAGQW, from the coding sequence ATGGCTTTCGAGTTTCTCGCCGATCCCAACACCTGGCTGACGCTGCTGACGCTGAGCGCGTTGGAAATCGTGCTGGGCATCGACAACCTGGTGTTCATCTCCATCGCGGTGGGCAAGCTGCCCGAGGCGCAACGCCCGGCGGCGCGCAAGTTCGGCATCGCGGTGGCGTGTCTGACCCGTATTGCGCTGCTGGTGTCGCTGGCGTTCCTGGCGCGGATGCAGGGCGAGCTGTTCAGCGTCGCCGGCATGGGCATCTCGGTGCGCGACCTGGTGCTGATCGTCGGCGGCGTGTTCCTGCTGGTAAAGGGCACGATGGAGATCCGCGAGATGATCACCGGCGGCGAAGACGCCGATCCGACCACCAGCAAGGCCTCGGGCGTGTTCTGGATGGTGATCGCGCAGATCGCGGTGATCGACATCGTGTTCTCGCTGGATTCGGTGATCACCGCGGTCGGCATGGCCCAGCACATCCCGGTGATGGTGGCGGCGGTGCTGCTGGCGGTGGCGGTGATGCTGCTGGCGGCCAACCCGCTGGGCCGCTTCATTGACGCCAACCCGACGGTGAAGATGCTGGCGCTGGCGTTCATCCTGATGATCGGCGTGGTGCTGATCCTGGACGGCCTGGACGTGCACGTGCCCAAGCCCTACATCTACACGGCGATGGGCTTCTCGGTGCTGGTGGAGTGGCTGAACCTGCTGATGCGCCGCCGTGCCGCTGCGCACCACGTGCCCGGTGCCGGCCAGTGGTGA
- a CDS encoding thymidylate synthase has product MKAYLDLLCHVLEHGAEKSDRTGTGTRSVFGWQMRFDLNAGFPLVTTKKLHLRSIVHELLWFLKGETNIAYLKDNKVSIWDEWADAQGELGPVYGKQWRRWTGADGREIDQMQWLVDEIKRNPDSRRLVISAWNVAELPQMALMPCHSLFQFYVVDGKLSCQLYQRSGDIFLGVPFNIASYALLTHMVAQATGLGVGDFVHTLGDAHLYSNHFEQAREQLARTPRPLPTLRLNPDVTDLFAFTYDDIAIEGYDPHPAIKAPVAV; this is encoded by the coding sequence ATGAAGGCCTACCTGGACCTGCTGTGCCACGTGCTTGAGCACGGCGCGGAGAAATCCGACCGCACCGGCACCGGCACGCGCAGCGTGTTCGGCTGGCAGATGCGTTTCGATCTCAACGCCGGCTTCCCGCTGGTGACCACCAAGAAGCTGCACCTGCGCTCGATCGTGCACGAGCTGCTGTGGTTCCTGAAGGGCGAAACCAATATCGCCTACCTCAAGGACAACAAGGTCAGCATCTGGGACGAGTGGGCCGATGCGCAAGGCGAACTCGGCCCGGTGTACGGCAAGCAATGGCGGCGCTGGACCGGCGCCGACGGCCGCGAAATCGACCAGATGCAATGGCTGGTGGATGAGATCAAGCGCAATCCCGATTCGCGGCGGCTGGTGATCAGCGCCTGGAACGTGGCGGAATTGCCGCAGATGGCGCTGATGCCGTGCCACAGCCTGTTCCAGTTCTACGTGGTCGACGGCAAGCTCAGCTGCCAGCTGTACCAGCGCAGCGGCGACATTTTCCTCGGCGTGCCGTTCAACATCGCCAGCTACGCGCTGCTGACCCACATGGTGGCGCAGGCCACCGGCCTGGGCGTCGGCGATTTCGTGCACACGCTGGGCGACGCGCACCTGTATTCGAACCACTTCGAGCAGGCGCGCGAACAGTTGGCGCGCACGCCGCGGCCGTTGCCGACGCTGCGCCTGAATCCTGACGTCACCGATCTGTTCGCGTTCACCTACGACGACATCGCGATCGAGGGCTACGACCCGCATCCGGCGATCAAGGCGCCGGTGGCGGTATGA
- a CDS encoding TPM domain-containing protein, translated as MRDAITRQRPARRGRRAWIGALLLALLPLLAWAQASSEAPIPPLDTPVVDTTGTLQPTQRLALEQQAVQLQQRKGSQLQVLVVASTAPETIEQYTQRVFDTWKIGRKGVDDGVLLVVAKDDRRVRIQPGYGLEGAIPDATANRIIQEYLAPRFRAGDYSGGIAEATAMLVKLIDGEQLPAPVSTHASDSRSNGKLPLGFFAGLFAAFVAQLLFARAPRPLRGVLAALAGGGVGLLLSLSLFVAALTGAIGLVLGLLSGVSPGRSAGGGGWGGGGWGGGGFGGGFGGFGGGGGGFGGGGDGGWGGGGGSSGGGGASGSW; from the coding sequence ATGCGTGATGCGATCACCCGCCAGCGCCCTGCGCGCCGCGGCCGGCGTGCCTGGATCGGAGCGCTGCTGCTGGCGCTGCTGCCGCTGCTGGCCTGGGCGCAGGCCAGCAGCGAGGCGCCGATCCCGCCGTTGGACACGCCGGTGGTCGATACCACCGGCACCCTGCAGCCGACCCAGCGCCTCGCGCTGGAGCAGCAGGCGGTGCAACTGCAACAACGCAAGGGCAGCCAGCTGCAGGTGCTGGTGGTCGCCAGCACCGCGCCGGAGACGATCGAGCAGTACACCCAGCGAGTGTTCGACACGTGGAAGATCGGCCGCAAGGGCGTGGACGACGGCGTGTTGCTGGTGGTGGCCAAGGACGACCGGCGCGTGCGCATCCAGCCCGGCTATGGCCTGGAAGGGGCGATTCCCGACGCCACCGCCAACCGCATCATCCAGGAGTACCTGGCACCGCGGTTCCGCGCCGGCGACTACAGCGGAGGCATCGCCGAGGCCACGGCGATGCTGGTCAAGCTGATCGACGGCGAGCAGCTGCCGGCGCCGGTGAGCACGCATGCGTCCGACTCGCGGTCCAACGGCAAGCTGCCGTTGGGCTTCTTCGCCGGCCTGTTCGCCGCCTTCGTCGCGCAACTGCTGTTTGCACGCGCGCCGCGGCCGCTGCGCGGGGTGCTGGCGGCACTCGCCGGCGGCGGCGTGGGCCTGTTGCTGAGTCTGTCGCTGTTCGTCGCCGCGCTGACCGGCGCGATCGGGTTGGTGCTGGGACTGCTGTCGGGCGTCTCTCCCGGCCGCTCCGCCGGTGGCGGTGGTTGGGGGGGAGGCGGCTGGGGCGGCGGCGGTTTCGGTGGCGGCTTCGGCGGCTTCGGTGGTGGTGGTGGTGGCTTCGGCGGCGGTGGAGACGGCGGTTGGGGCGGTGGCGGCGGCAGTTCGGGAGGCGGTGGCGCCTCCGGGAGTTGGTGA
- a CDS encoding symmetrical bis(5'-nucleosyl)-tetraphosphatase, with protein sequence MSVWAIGDLQGCYDITQRLLEKIRFDPAVDRLWFCGDLVNRGGQSLETLRLVHSLRAHSVVVLGNHDLSLLAIGERSLDEQRKVNPDLQRIVLAEDRDELLTWLRMQKLLHADRELGWMMIHAGLAPKWTTTLAEKHAREVEQQLHGSGYRKLFRNMYGDRPAWSPGLTGYDRSRAIINLFTRARYCTPRGRIAIEEKGTPGTQAQGLYPWFEVPGRVERDLKIVCGHWSTLGLTITQGVHAIDTGAVWGGKLTALRLDSEDLQVVQVPGRPIEGPPPVPRARPPRRRTGSGRSTGGGATTPPPPTQD encoded by the coding sequence ATGAGCGTGTGGGCCATCGGCGACCTGCAGGGTTGCTACGACATCACCCAGCGGCTGCTGGAAAAGATCCGCTTCGATCCGGCGGTGGACCGGCTGTGGTTCTGCGGCGACCTGGTCAACCGCGGCGGGCAGTCGCTGGAAACCTTGCGCCTGGTGCACTCGTTGCGCGCACACAGCGTGGTGGTGTTGGGCAACCACGACCTGTCGCTGCTGGCGATCGGCGAGCGCAGTCTGGACGAACAGCGCAAGGTCAATCCGGACCTGCAGCGCATCGTGCTGGCCGAGGACCGCGACGAACTGCTGACCTGGCTGCGCATGCAGAAACTGCTGCACGCCGACCGCGAACTGGGCTGGATGATGATCCACGCCGGGCTGGCGCCGAAGTGGACCACCACCCTGGCCGAGAAGCATGCGCGCGAGGTCGAGCAGCAGCTGCACGGCAGCGGCTACCGCAAGCTGTTCCGCAACATGTACGGCGACCGCCCAGCCTGGTCGCCGGGACTGACCGGCTACGACCGCTCGCGCGCGATCATCAACCTGTTCACCCGCGCCCGCTATTGCACCCCGCGCGGGCGCATCGCGATCGAGGAGAAAGGCACGCCGGGCACCCAGGCGCAGGGCCTGTATCCGTGGTTCGAGGTGCCTGGCCGCGTCGAGCGCGACCTGAAGATCGTCTGCGGCCACTGGTCCACGCTGGGCCTGACCATCACCCAGGGCGTGCACGCGATCGACACCGGCGCGGTGTGGGGCGGCAAGCTCACCGCGCTGCGCCTGGACAGCGAAGACCTGCAGGTGGTGCAGGTGCCGGGACGCCCGATTGAGGGACCGCCGCCGGTGCCGCGCGCGCGACCGCCGCGGCGCAGAACCGGCAGTGGGCGCAGTACGGGTGGTGGTGCCACTACACCGCCGCCGCCCACTCAAGACTGA
- a CDS encoding SGNH/GDSL hydrolase family protein produces the protein MSRSPLRAALLATCIFLLGLHSALAIAAAPKIPEQVSSPDWEQDMQRFAQADAAHPPKHGGVLFVGSSSIRLWTSLASDFPGVDTLNRGFGGSEIRDSTWYADRIVVPYRPRLIVFYAGDNDLNSGRSPQQLREDFLVFVARVRRDLPATRIAYLSIKPSPARAALLPQVADANALIHKAAAGLKRVDFIDVYTPMLGADGQPRGELFGPDRLHMNPAGYALWRDIVRPYLTR, from the coding sequence ATGTCCCGTTCGCCGTTACGCGCCGCGCTGCTCGCCACCTGCATATTCCTGCTGGGCCTGCATTCGGCCCTGGCGATTGCCGCCGCACCGAAGATCCCCGAACAAGTCTCCAGTCCTGACTGGGAACAGGACATGCAGCGCTTCGCTCAGGCCGACGCCGCGCATCCGCCCAAGCATGGCGGCGTGCTGTTCGTCGGCAGTTCCTCGATCCGCTTGTGGACCTCGCTGGCCAGCGATTTCCCGGGTGTGGACACGCTCAACCGCGGCTTCGGCGGCTCGGAGATCCGCGACAGCACCTGGTACGCCGACCGCATCGTGGTGCCGTACCGGCCGCGCCTGATCGTGTTCTACGCCGGCGACAACGACCTCAACAGCGGCCGCAGCCCGCAGCAGTTGCGCGAAGACTTCCTGGTCTTCGTGGCGCGGGTGCGCCGCGACCTGCCCGCTACCCGCATCGCCTACCTCTCGATCAAACCCAGTCCGGCGCGCGCGGCGCTGCTGCCGCAGGTGGCCGACGCCAATGCGCTGATCCACAAGGCGGCCGCAGGGCTGAAGCGGGTGGACTTCATCGACGTGTACACGCCGATGCTTGGCGCCGACGGGCAACCGCGCGGCGAACTGTTCGGCCCGGACCGTCTGCACATGAACCCCGCCGGCTATGCGCTGTGGCGCGACATCGTGCGGCCGTACCTGACGCGCTGA
- a CDS encoding sensor histidine kinase → MPHGLPRKIRLALIARILFAACIVALGSYLVVAVVQHSLVGSVMREEAAHYWRLHAQSPAQPPPNSHTLRGYLVPAGQSDAAVPAELRGLEPGLHENRPGGEMVLVDETKAGRLYLVFLRAQAQRLAFWFGIVPALLTLIAVVVVGWLTHHASRRLLSPVNWLARRVSQWDPRHPSTADLAPENLPADVQGESRQLAAALHSLALRVTDHVSRERNFTRDASHELRTPLTVIRVASDIAMTDPDLSPRLSRSLQRIQRAGRDMEAVIDAFLILAREADVVPQSETFEVADVVEYEAENARELLAGKPVTLRVSVVAATRLHAPPRVLHVVVSNLLRNACSYTDAGSIEVEVGSDRISIRDTGIGMSSEALQRAFEPFFRAEPDRPQGTGLGLSIVRRLCERFGWRIGLESAQGGGTTATVRFDPVK, encoded by the coding sequence ATGCCGCACGGTCTGCCGCGCAAAATCCGCCTTGCCTTGATCGCCCGGATCCTGTTCGCGGCCTGCATCGTTGCATTGGGCAGCTACCTGGTCGTGGCGGTCGTGCAGCACTCGCTGGTCGGATCGGTGATGCGCGAGGAAGCGGCGCACTACTGGCGCCTGCACGCGCAGTCGCCGGCGCAGCCGCCGCCCAACAGCCACACCTTGCGCGGTTATCTGGTGCCGGCCGGGCAATCGGATGCGGCGGTGCCAGCGGAGTTGCGCGGCCTTGAGCCTGGCCTGCACGAGAACCGCCCCGGCGGCGAAATGGTGCTGGTCGACGAGACCAAGGCCGGGCGCCTGTACCTGGTGTTCCTGCGCGCGCAGGCGCAGCGCCTGGCGTTCTGGTTCGGCATCGTGCCGGCGCTGCTGACCCTGATCGCGGTGGTGGTGGTGGGATGGCTGACCCACCACGCCTCGCGGCGCCTGCTGTCGCCGGTGAACTGGCTGGCGCGGCGCGTCTCGCAATGGGACCCGCGGCATCCGTCCACCGCCGATCTGGCGCCGGAAAACCTGCCGGCCGACGTGCAGGGCGAATCGCGGCAACTGGCCGCGGCCTTGCACTCACTGGCCCTGCGCGTCACCGATCACGTCTCGCGCGAGCGCAACTTCACCCGCGACGCCAGCCATGAGCTGCGCACGCCGCTGACCGTGATCCGCGTCGCCAGTGACATCGCCATGACCGATCCGGACCTGTCGCCGCGGCTGAGCCGCAGCCTGCAGCGCATCCAGCGCGCCGGCCGCGACATGGAAGCGGTGATCGACGCGTTCCTGATCTTGGCGCGCGAGGCAGACGTGGTGCCGCAGAGCGAGACCTTCGAGGTCGCCGACGTGGTCGAGTACGAGGCCGAGAACGCGCGCGAACTGCTGGCCGGCAAACCGGTGACGCTGCGCGTCAGCGTCGTCGCCGCCACGCGCCTGCATGCGCCGCCGCGGGTGCTGCATGTGGTGGTCAGCAACCTGCTGCGCAACGCTTGCAGCTATACCGACGCGGGCAGCATCGAGGTCGAGGTCGGCAGCGACCGCATCAGCATCCGCGATACCGGCATCGGCATGTCCAGCGAAGCGCTGCAGCGCGCGTTCGAGCCGTTCTTCCGCGCCGAACCGGACCGCCCGCAGGGCACCGGGCTGGGCCTGTCGATCGTGCGCCGGCTGTGCGAGCGCTTTGGCTGGCGGATCGGGCTGGAAAGCGCACAAGGCGGCGGCACCACCGCCACCGTGCGCTTCGACCCGGTCAAGTGA
- a CDS encoding LemA family protein produces the protein MRLLSRSLLLAAVAVLLSGCGYNAIQQKDEAVKAGWSEVLNQYKRRADLIPNLVNTVKGYADQERQVLTDVTNARARVGQVQVNADDAASLQQFQQAQGQLSSALSRLLVVTENYPNLKSDQSFRDLQAQLEGTENRITVARGRYIQAVQDYNTYIRSFPQVITSKIFGYKEKPNFSVANEAQISEAPAVNFGGQPAPPKPQPAPAQ, from the coding sequence ATGCGCCTGTTGTCCCGCTCGTTGTTGCTCGCCGCCGTCGCGGTGCTGTTGTCCGGTTGCGGCTACAACGCGATCCAGCAGAAGGACGAGGCGGTCAAGGCCGGCTGGTCCGAGGTCCTGAACCAGTACAAGCGCCGCGCCGACCTGATCCCGAACCTGGTCAATACGGTCAAGGGCTATGCCGACCAGGAGCGGCAAGTGCTGACCGACGTGACCAATGCGCGTGCGCGGGTCGGCCAGGTCCAGGTCAACGCCGATGATGCGGCCTCATTGCAGCAGTTCCAGCAGGCGCAGGGCCAGCTGTCCAGCGCGCTGTCGCGGTTGCTGGTGGTCACCGAGAACTATCCCAACCTCAAGTCCGACCAGTCGTTTCGCGACCTGCAGGCGCAGCTGGAAGGCACCGAGAACCGCATCACCGTGGCCCGCGGCCGCTACATCCAGGCGGTGCAGGACTACAACACCTACATCCGCTCGTTCCCGCAGGTGATCACCTCGAAGATCTTCGGCTACAAGGAAAAGCCGAATTTCTCCGTAGCCAACGAGGCGCAGATCTCCGAGGCGCCGGCGGTGAATTTCGGTGGCCAGCCGGCGCCGCCCAAGCCGCAGCCGGCGCCGGCCCAGTAA
- the rsmA gene encoding 16S rRNA (adenine(1518)-N(6)/adenine(1519)-N(6))-dimethyltransferase RsmA, with the protein MTSYSGFSAPAKKSLGQHFLSDRHYIDSIVRAVNLKPDELLVEIGPGQGAITFPLLRRHGRLTVIEFDRDLIAPLTAAAEGVGALTILNRDVLSVDFAELAGAGRIRLVGNLPYNISSPILFHALDHAAAIADMHFMLQKEVVDRMAAGPGSKVYGRLSVMLQAYCEVTSLFVVPPGAFRPPPKVDSAVVRLVPHAPQDIGIADRRRFADVVRAAFGQRRKTLRNALGGVCDAAQFEAAGVRPDARAEQLEVADFVRLANVAQA; encoded by the coding sequence ATGACTTCCTATTCCGGCTTCAGCGCCCCGGCCAAGAAATCGCTTGGCCAGCATTTCCTCAGCGACCGCCACTACATCGACAGCATCGTGCGTGCGGTCAACCTCAAGCCGGACGAGCTGCTGGTCGAGATCGGCCCCGGCCAGGGCGCGATCACCTTCCCGCTGCTGCGCCGCCACGGCCGTCTGACCGTGATCGAATTCGACCGCGACCTGATCGCGCCCCTGACTGCCGCGGCGGAAGGGGTCGGCGCACTGACCATCCTCAACCGCGACGTGCTGTCGGTGGATTTCGCCGAACTGGCCGGAGCCGGCCGCATCCGTCTGGTCGGCAACCTGCCCTACAACATCTCCTCGCCGATCCTGTTCCATGCGCTGGACCACGCCGCGGCGATTGCCGACATGCACTTCATGCTGCAGAAGGAAGTGGTCGATCGCATGGCTGCCGGTCCGGGCAGCAAGGTCTATGGCCGGCTCAGCGTGATGCTGCAGGCGTATTGCGAAGTGACCTCGCTGTTCGTGGTGCCGCCGGGCGCGTTCCGGCCGCCGCCGAAGGTCGATTCGGCGGTGGTGCGGCTGGTGCCGCATGCGCCGCAGGACATCGGCATCGCCGACCGGCGGCGCTTCGCCGACGTGGTGCGCGCAGCGTTCGGGCAACGCCGCAAGACCTTGCGCAATGCGCTGGGCGGGGTCTGCGACGCGGCACAGTTCGAGGCCGCCGGGGTCCGCCCGGATGCGCGCGCCGAGCAGCTGGAAGTCGCCGATTTCGTGCGCCTGGCCAACGTGGCGCAGGCCTGA
- the lgt gene encoding prolipoprotein diacylglyceryl transferase yields the protein MTYLHQIDPIAFSLGPVKVHWYGLMYLAAFASAWWLGRLRIRAGRLPGVDMDGFSDLLFYAMLGVVLGGRIGYMLFYALHDFLANPLLIFKVWDGGMSFHGGLIGVLVAAAWWSRKSRLHFFDTMDFVAPLVPLGLGFGRVGNFVGGELWGKFTNAGWGVIFPRAPELQDWPLAQIQAQYASGALDKFARHPSQLYEVVLEGLVMFVVLWSFSLRPRARYAVSGLFALLYGVFRFAVEFVRVPDAPIGYLAFHWLTMGQILSTPLILLGLFLLWRSRRAPVLQPAPVAVDATP from the coding sequence ATGACCTATCTCCACCAGATCGATCCCATCGCCTTCTCGCTCGGCCCGGTGAAGGTGCACTGGTACGGGCTGATGTACCTGGCCGCCTTCGCTTCGGCCTGGTGGCTGGGCCGGCTGCGCATCCGTGCCGGCCGCCTGCCCGGCGTGGACATGGACGGGTTTTCCGACCTCCTGTTCTACGCGATGCTCGGCGTGGTGCTCGGCGGGCGCATCGGCTACATGCTGTTCTACGCGTTGCATGATTTCCTGGCCAACCCGCTGCTGATCTTCAAAGTCTGGGATGGCGGCATGAGCTTCCACGGTGGCCTGATCGGCGTGCTGGTGGCCGCGGCCTGGTGGTCGCGCAAGTCGCGCCTGCATTTCTTCGACACCATGGATTTCGTCGCGCCGCTGGTGCCGCTGGGGCTGGGCTTCGGCCGCGTCGGCAATTTCGTCGGCGGCGAGCTGTGGGGCAAGTTCACCAACGCCGGCTGGGGCGTGATCTTCCCGCGCGCGCCGGAGCTGCAGGACTGGCCGCTGGCGCAGATCCAGGCGCAGTACGCCAGCGGTGCGCTGGACAAGTTCGCGCGGCATCCCTCGCAGCTGTACGAGGTGGTGCTGGAGGGCCTGGTGATGTTCGTGGTGCTGTGGTCGTTCTCGCTGCGGCCGCGCGCGCGCTATGCGGTGTCGGGCCTGTTCGCGCTGCTGTACGGCGTGTTCCGCTTTGCGGTGGAGTTCGTGCGCGTGCCGGATGCGCCGATCGGCTACCTGGCGTTCCATTGGCTGACCATGGGCCAGATCCTGAGCACGCCGCTGATCCTGCTCGGCCTGTTCCTGCTATGGCGCTCGCGCCGTGCGCCCGTGTTGCAGCCAGCGCCGGTCGCAGTGGACGCCACGCCATGA
- the apaG gene encoding Co2+/Mg2+ efflux protein ApaG: MNDDAPYRIEVEVSPRFLDDQSAPEDGRYAFAYTIRIHNRGRVAARLIARHWEITDGNGRVERVDGDGVVGEQPRLRPGEDFRYTSGLMLETEHGTMRGHYDMEADDGTHFVAPVAPFVLTMPRTLH; encoded by the coding sequence ATGAACGATGATGCCCCCTATCGGATCGAGGTCGAAGTGTCGCCCCGGTTCCTCGACGACCAATCGGCGCCGGAGGACGGACGCTACGCGTTCGCCTACACGATCCGCATCCACAACCGCGGCCGCGTCGCCGCGCGTTTGATCGCCCGGCACTGGGAAATCACCGACGGCAACGGCCGCGTGGAGCGCGTGGACGGCGACGGCGTGGTCGGCGAACAGCCGCGACTGCGTCCCGGCGAGGACTTCCGCTACACCTCCGGGCTGATGCTGGAAACCGAGCACGGCACGATGCGCGGCCACTACGACATGGAAGCCGACGACGGCACCCATTTCGTCGCGCCGGTCGCGCCGTTCGTGCTGACCATGCCGCGGACCCTGCACTGA
- a CDS encoding response regulator transcription factor, translated as MRQTKETSGLVLVVEDNRNISEMIGEYLEGRGFEVDYACDGLDGYRLAAENSYDVVVLDLMLPRLDGIEVCRRLRNDARKSTPVLMLTARDTLDDKLTGLGFGADDYLTKPFAIQELEARLRALIRRERRQVGSEVLKVADLVLDPVSMRATRAGTELQLSPIGLRLLTILMRESPRVVTRQEIEREIWGNGLPDSDTLRSHLYNLRKIIDKPFDRPLLHTVQSAGYRIADIAQPMS; from the coding sequence ATGCGTCAGACCAAGGAAACCTCCGGACTCGTTCTGGTCGTCGAGGACAACCGCAACATCTCCGAGATGATCGGTGAATATCTGGAAGGCCGCGGATTCGAAGTGGATTACGCCTGCGATGGCCTGGACGGCTACCGTCTGGCCGCGGAGAACAGCTACGACGTGGTGGTGCTGGACCTGATGCTGCCACGCCTGGACGGCATCGAGGTATGCCGCCGTCTGCGCAACGACGCGCGCAAGTCCACGCCGGTGCTGATGCTGACCGCGCGCGACACGCTTGACGACAAGCTCACCGGGCTTGGCTTCGGCGCCGACGACTACCTGACCAAGCCGTTCGCGATCCAGGAACTGGAAGCGCGGCTGCGTGCGCTGATCCGCCGCGAGCGCCGCCAGGTGGGCTCGGAAGTGCTGAAAGTGGCCGACCTGGTGCTGGACCCGGTGAGCATGCGTGCGACCCGCGCCGGCACCGAACTGCAGCTGTCGCCGATCGGCCTGCGCCTGCTGACCATCCTGATGCGCGAGTCGCCGCGGGTGGTTACCCGCCAGGAGATCGAGCGCGAGATCTGGGGCAATGGCCTGCCCGACTCGGACACGCTGCGCAGCCATCTTTACAACCTGCGCAAGATCATCGACAAGCCGTTCGACCGGCCGTTGCTGCACACCGTGCAGAGCGCCGGTTACCGCATCGCCGACATCGCCCAGCCGATGAGCTGA
- a CDS encoding dihydrofolate reductase: MILIAALDRGNAIGRDNDLPWRLPDDLKRFKALTLGKPVLMGRKTAQSLGRALPGRLNLVMTRSGQVPFEGMQAVASLQAAIEVAQASGAEELSVIGGGDIFALALPHAEMLYLTHVDTLVEGADAHFPVFDPVQWEVVARQAHAADVKHALAFEFVDYRRRRSAS, translated from the coding sequence TTGATCCTGATCGCTGCGCTCGATCGCGGCAACGCCATCGGCCGCGACAACGATTTGCCGTGGCGCTTGCCGGACGATCTGAAGCGCTTCAAGGCGCTGACCCTGGGCAAGCCGGTGCTGATGGGGCGCAAGACCGCGCAGTCGCTGGGCCGAGCGCTGCCGGGGCGCTTGAATCTGGTGATGACGCGCTCCGGGCAGGTGCCGTTCGAGGGCATGCAGGCGGTCGCTTCGCTGCAGGCCGCGATCGAGGTGGCGCAGGCCAGCGGCGCCGAGGAGCTGTCGGTGATCGGCGGTGGCGACATCTTCGCGCTGGCCTTGCCGCACGCCGAGATGCTGTACCTGACCCATGTGGACACGCTGGTCGAAGGCGCCGATGCGCATTTCCCGGTGTTCGATCCGGTGCAGTGGGAGGTCGTGGCGCGGCAGGCGCACGCGGCCGATGTCAAGCATGCGCTGGCGTTCGAATTCGTGGATTACCGGCGCAGGCGTAGCGCGTCGTAG